Proteins from a single region of Xiphophorus maculatus strain JP 163 A chromosome 22, X_maculatus-5.0-male, whole genome shotgun sequence:
- the LOC102227626 gene encoding dual specificity protein phosphatase 19-like isoform X2: MHSLAQEIQGFSKNLLKKQSTRVTTVTGRKLLEKRCDGAEGEVEQVEELEEESGCGFVEDTSLDLQVGVVRPFLLLASQDAAHDIDTMQRFKVSHVLNVAYGVTNLFPDQVVYKTLQILDLPETDLSSHLEECSSFIDQAKKQGGVVMVHCNAGVSRSSSIVIGYLMLREGLSFDDAYNQVKLARPSVRPNPGFYQQLQNYKP, from the exons ATGCATTCACTGGCTCAGGAAATTCAGGGCTTCTCCAAAAACCTCCTGAAGAAGCAGTCCACACGCGTCACCACGGTGACGGGCAGGAAGTTGCTGGAAAAGAGGTGTGATGGAGCAGAGGGTGAGgtggagcaggtggaggagctggaagaggaAAGCGGGTGTGGATTTGTAGAAGATACTAGCCTTGATCTTCAAGTCGGGGTAGTCAGACCCTTTCTGCTGCTAG CCTCTCAGGATGCAGCCCACGACATCGACACCATGCAGAGATTTAAG GTGTCCCATGTGCTAAACGTGGCCTATGGAGTCACCAACCTGTTTCCAGATCAGGTGGTCTATAAGACGCTTCAGATCCTGGACCTTCCAGAGACTGACCTCTCGTCTCATCTGGAGGAATGCAGCTCCTTTATAGACCAGGCCAAAAAGCAG GGCGGAGTGGTGATGGTCCACTGTAATGCAGGTGTGTCACGCTCCTCCTCCATTGTGATTGGCTACCTGATGTTAAGGGAGGGGCTTTCATTTGATGATGCGTACAACCAGGTGAAGCTGGCTAGACCTTCAGTTCGACCAAACCCCGGCTTTTATCAGCAGTTACAGAACTACAAGCCTTAA